The Zhihengliuella sp. ISTPL4 genomic interval CCCTCTGTCCGCCGCGGATGTCGTCCGCGTGGTCCGCCATGATGCCCCCGTTCAGGTGGATCCCGCCGCGCTGGCGACGGTCGCCGAGACCCGCCGCGTGATCGACGGTCTCGCTGCCGACCCGCACCCGCACTACGGGGTGTCCACCGGCTTCGGCGCGCTGGCGACGACCTTCATCGCCCCGGAGCGGCGCCTGCAGCTGCAGGCGAGTCTCATCCGCTCTCATGCCGCGGGGACCGGCCCCGAGGTCGAGCGCGAGGTGGTGCGCGGCCTGCAGCTGCTGCGCCTGCAGACCCTCACCTCCGGACGGACGGGCGTTCGTCCCATCGTGGTGGAGACCTACGCCGCTCTGCTCAACGCGGGCATCGTCCCGGTGGTCCGCGAGTACGGGTCGCTGGGGTGCTCCGGTGACCTCGCCCCGCTGGCGCACATCGCCCTGGCGGCGATGGGGGAGGGCGAGGTGCGCGATGCCACGGGTTCTCTGGTTCCGGCGGCCGACGCCCTCGCCGCCGTCGGCATCGTCCCGCTCACGCTCGTGGAGAAGGAGGGGCTGGCCCTCATCAACGGGACGGACGGCATGCTGGGCACTTTGGTGCTCGCCCTCCACGACCTGGAGATGCTGTTACTCACGGCGGACGTCGCGGCGGCGATGTCGGTGGAATCACAGCTCGGCACGGACGCGGTGTTCGCCGCCGACCTCATGGCACTCCGTCCGCAGGCGGGGCAGGCGGTGTCCGCCGGTCACCTCCGTGCGCTCCTCGCCGGGTCGCCGATGGTCGCGAGCCACAAGGGCCCGGAGGACGGCCGCGTCCAGGACGCGTACTCGCTGCGATGCTCGCCGCAGGTGCACGGCGCGGCGCGTGACACGCTCGGGCATGCCGCGATGATCGCGGAGCGCGAGCTCTCCAGCGTCATCGACAACCCCATCATCACCCTCGACGGGCGCATCGAGTCCAACGGCAACTTCCACGGGGCGCCCGTCGCCGCCGTCCTCGACTTCCTGGCGATCTCCATCGCCGACATCGCCTCCGTGTCCGAGCGGCGCACCGACCGCGCGCTGGACCCCGCCCGCAGCCATGGTCTCCCGCCGTTCCTCGCGGCGGAAGTCGGGGTCGACTCCGGTCTGATGATCGCGCAGTACGCGGCGGCCGGCATCGTCTCCGAGCTCAAGCGCCTCGCCGTCCCTGCCTCGGTGGACTCCATCCCGTCCTCGGCGATGCAGGAGGACCACGTCTCGATGGGCTGGGCCGCGGCACGGAAGCTCCGTCGCGCGATCGACGGGCTCTCTCGCGTCCTCGCGATCGAGATCCTCACCGCCGCTCGTGCGCTGGACCTCCGCGCGCCGCTCGAAGCGGGACCGGCGACCGGAGCGGTGCGTGACCTCGTCCGCACCGTCGCCGCGGGCCCCGGCCCTGACCGCCACCTCTCGCCCGAGATGGAAGCCGTGACCGCCCTCGTCCAGTCGGGTGCCATCGCCCGTGTCGCAAAGGAGCACATGCATGACTGAGGAGAACGCAGCGCGCACGGTACGCGCAGCCCGCGGTGCCGAGCGCACCGCCAAGAGCTGGGGCGCGGAAGCGGCCAAGCGCATGCTCATGAACAACCTCGATCCCGAGGTCGCCGAGCACCCGGAAGACCTCGTCGTCTACGGGGGGACAGGCAAGGCGGCGCGCAGTTGGGCCGCGTACGAGGCGATCGTCCGCACGCTCGACGAGCTGGAGCCGGATGAGACGCTGCTCGTGCAGTCCGGGAAGCCGGTGGGCGTGTTCCGCACCCACGAGTGGGCGCCGCGCGTGCTCATCGCCAACTCGAACCTCGTGGGCGATTGGGCGACCTGGCCGGAGTTCCGCCGCCTGGAGGATCTGGGGCTGACGATGTACGGCCAGATGACGGCCGGCTCCTGGATCTACATCGGCACGCAGGGCATCCTGCAGGGGACGTACGAGACCTTCGCCGCCGTGGCACGGTCGCTCGGAAAGGACTCCCTGCGCGGGACGCTGACGCTGACCGCCGGTGCCGGCGGGATGGGCGGGGCGCAGCCCCTCGCCGTGACCCTCAACGAGGGCGCGGTCCTCATCGTGGACGTCGACGAGACGCGGCTGGCGCGCCGCGTCGAGCACCGGTACCTCGACGAGTACACCACCGACCTCGACGCGGCGGTGGCCAGGGTGGTCGCGGCGAAGGACGCCGGTCATGCCCTCTCGGTCGGCGTCGTCGGGAACGCGGCCGAGATCTTCCCCGAGCTTCGCCGTCGCGGGGTGCCGATCGACGTCGTGACCGACCAGACCAGCGCCCATGACCCACTCGCCTACCTGCCGATC includes:
- the hutH gene encoding histidine ammonia-lyase, with translation MSDPAPVLVGAAPLSAADVVRVVRHDAPVQVDPAALATVAETRRVIDGLAADPHPHYGVSTGFGALATTFIAPERRLQLQASLIRSHAAGTGPEVEREVVRGLQLLRLQTLTSGRTGVRPIVVETYAALLNAGIVPVVREYGSLGCSGDLAPLAHIALAAMGEGEVRDATGSLVPAADALAAVGIVPLTLVEKEGLALINGTDGMLGTLVLALHDLEMLLLTADVAAAMSVESQLGTDAVFAADLMALRPQAGQAVSAGHLRALLAGSPMVASHKGPEDGRVQDAYSLRCSPQVHGAARDTLGHAAMIAERELSSVIDNPIITLDGRIESNGNFHGAPVAAVLDFLAISIADIASVSERRTDRALDPARSHGLPPFLAAEVGVDSGLMIAQYAAAGIVSELKRLAVPASVDSIPSSAMQEDHVSMGWAAARKLRRAIDGLSRVLAIEILTAARALDLRAPLEAGPATGAVRDLVRTVAAGPGPDRHLSPEMEAVTALVQSGAIARVAKEHMHD